ATGGCGGGTAACGTCTTTGGCGTTATCTACCCTTCGGGTTCGAGATTCGGGTTGGGCGGATAACGCACCAGCGCTATCCGCCGCTTCATCACACTGCGCGACGCTTGGTACGGACCACCTGGTAGCGGCGGCCGAAGTACCAGACCGGGGCGCTGACGATGTGCACCAGACGGGTGAAGGGGAACAGCACGAACAGGGTCAGGCCGAGGGTCACGTGCAGCTTGTAGACCAGCGATACCGGCGCGATGGCGTCGGCGGCGGCCATCGGCTGCAGGGTGACGATGGATTGTGCCCAGTTGGCGAGCATCACCATCACCGAACCGTCCAGGTGATGGGTCGAGGCGACGATGGTGGACAGGCCGAGGATCAGTTGGACGTAGAGCACCAGCAGGATCATCAGGTCCGAGGCATTGCCGGTGGCGCGGACACGGTCGTTGGTCAGGCGGCGCAGGATCAGGCCGGTCAGGCCGATGAAGCAGAGGACGCCGAAGAAGCCACCGGAGACCATCGCCAGCAGTTGTTTCTGCTCGGTGCTGATCAGGTGCTCATAGACCGCGTGCGGGGTCAGCAGGCCGACGAAGTGGCCGGCGAGGATGAACAGCACCCCGACGTGGAACAGGTTGCTGTAGACCCGCATGCCTTTCTTGCTCAGCATCTGGCTGGAGCCGGCTTTCCAGGTGTATTGCGAGAGGTCGAAGCGCGCCCAGCTGCCAACCAGGCAGATGAGCAGCGCAACGTACGGGTAAACCCCGAAGACGAGAAGATTGAGGGACATGTTCAGGCTCCTACTTTGGCCGCCCGGTACTGCATCTGCGGAACCGGCTGGGCGACCCACTGCATGGGTTGTTCTGCGGCGGAGGAAATCCGCCGCGCGCTGGAGGACGGGCAACCGGCGGCGGGCTCGGCGAAGCTCACCGGGGTTTCCTCCCAGGCCTTGTCGATGGCTTCCAGGCTGTCGTCGCGTACTTCCTGATCACGGTCGCGCTTGAGCGCGCTCAGGTCAGGCCGCTCGCCGGACAGCTCCAGCAAACCGTGGAAGACCGCCGCGTAAGGGCTGTCACGCTCGTCCAGGCGCAGCGCCAGCAGCGCGAGGATATGCGCCACTTCCGCGAGGCCCACGCGGGCCGACTCGGCGTCCTGCAGGGCGAGGAACTCCAGGTACAGCGGCAGGTAGTCCGGCAGCTCGTTGACGTCGATGGCCAGGCCCGCCCGGGTGTAGCGGTCCATCAGGTCGACCATCGCCTGGCCACGGTCACGGGATTCGCCGTGCACATGTTCGAACAGCAGCAGCGACACCGAGCGGCCGCGCTCGAACAGGCCGTCATAGCGCGCCTGCACGTCCAACAGGTCGCCCCGGCACAGCTCGTTGAGCAGCGTGGCGAGGCCGTCACGCTGCGCTTCGGGCAGGTCGCAGGTACGGATCAGAGAGTGCAGCGCCAGACTCTCCTCACGCAGCTCGGCGCAAGGGTAGTCCAGCAGCAACGCGCTGAGCTTGAGCAATTGGCTATGGCCGTCCATTGAGATCGTCATGGCGGTCACTCCTGTATCTGCACGGTCTGGATGACGTTGCGCTTGTCCACGGCCTTGCCGCCGAACAGGTTCACGCCGGAGTTGCTGGAGCAACCATTGCCGAAGCTGAAGCCGCAACCCGAACGCTCGGCGAAGGCATCCGACAGCGCTTCCTCGCGGTGGGCGGTCGGAATGACGAAGCGGTCTTCGTAGTTGGCGATCGCCAGGTAGCGGTACATCTCTTCCACCTGGTTCACAGAGAGGCCGACCTTCTTCAGCACTTCCAGGTCCTGCTTGCCTTCCACGTGCTCGGCACGCTTGTAGGCGCGCATGGCCAGCAGGCGCTTGAGGGCCAGCAGCACCGGGGCGGTATCGCCAGCGGTCAGCAGGTTGGCCAGGTACTGCACGGGGATGCGCAGGGACTCGACGTCCGGGATCACCCCGTCGCTGCCGATGTGACCTTCGGCAGCAGCATTCTGGATCGGCGACAGCGGCGGCACGTACCAGACCATCGGCAGGGTGCGGTATTCCGGGTGCAGCGGCAGGGCCAGTTTCCAGTCCATCGCCAGCTTGTATACCGGGGACTTCTGCGCGGACTCGATGACGCTGTCCGGTACGCCGTCCTTGCGGGCCTGCTCGATCACTTTCGGGTCGAACGGATCGAGGAAGATTTCCAGCTGCTTCTGGTACAGGTCGCGCTCGTTCTCGCAGGTGGCCACTTCGTGGATGCGGTCGGCGTCATACAGCAGCACGCCGAGGTAGCGGATGCGGCCCACGCAGGTTTCCGAGCAGACGGTCGGCTGACCAGCCTCGATGCGCGGGTAGCAGAAGATGCACTTCTCGGATTTGCCGCTCTTCCAGTTGAAGTAGATCTTCTTGTACGGGCAACCGCTGATGCACATGCGCCAGCCGCGGCACTTGTCCTGGTCGATCAGGACGATGCCGTCTTCCTCGCGCTTGTAGATCGCGCCGCTGGGGCACGACGCCACGCATGCCGGGTTCAGGCAGTGCTCGCACAGGCGCGGCAGGTACATCATGAAGGTGTTTTCGTACTCGCCGTAGATGTCCGCCTGGACCTTGTCGAAGTTCTTGTCCTTGCGACGCTTGGCGAACTCGGTGCCGAGGATCTCTTCCCAGTTCGGGCCCCACTCGATCTTCTGCATGCGCTGGCCGGAGATCAGCGAGCGCGGGCGGGCAACCGGCTGGTGCTGGGCCTTGGGCGCGGTGTGCAGGTGCTGGTAGTCGAAGTCGAAGGGCTCGTAGTAGTCATCGATTTCCGGCAGGTCCGGGTTGGCGAAGATGTTCGCCAGCACGCGGAACTTGCCGCCGATGCGCGGGGCGATGGAGCCGTCGGCGTTACGCTTCCAGCCACCCTTCCACTTCTCCTGGTTCTCCCACTCTTTGGGGTAACCGATGCCGGGCTTGGTTTCGACGTTGTTGAACCAGGCGTACTCGACGCCTTCGCGGCTGGTCCAGACGTTCTTGCAGGTGATGGAGCAGGTGTGGCAACCGATGCACTTGTCGAGGTTCAGCACCATGCCGACTTGCGAACGAATTTTCATGGCAGTAATCCTCAAATGTCCTGGGGCAGCGGTTGCGGCAGAGCGTCACCGCCCAGCCCGCCGTGCTCCGGCTCGTCGAGCCAGTCAACCTTGTTCATCTTGCGCACCACGACGAACTCGTCGCGGTTGCAGCCGACGGTGCCGTAGTAGTTGAAGCCCCATGCCTGCTGGGCATAGCCGCCGATCATGTGGGTGGGCTTGAGCACCACACGGGTCACCGAGTTGTGGTGACCGCCGCGGGTGCCGGTAGTCTCGCTGCCCGGCAGGTTCACGATGCGTTCCTGGGCGTGGTACATCATCACCATGCCGTCCTTCACGCGCTGGCTGACCACCGCGCGGCAGGTCGCGGCGCCGTTGGCGTTGAAGACTTCGACCCAGTCGTTGTCCTCGATGCCGGCGCGCTTGGCGTCGTTCTCGCTCATCCAGATGATCGGGCCACCGCGCGACAGGGTGAGCATCAGCAGGTTGTCGGTGTAGGTGGAGTGGATGCCCCACTTCTGGTGCGGGGTGATCCAGTTCAGGGTGATCTCGGTGTTGCCGTTGGGCTTCTTGTTGAACAGCTTGTCGGTGCTGCGGGTGTTGACCGGCGGCCGGTAGCTGACGAAGCCCTCGCCGAAGGCCTGCATCCAGGGGTGATCCTGGTAGAACTGCTGGCGGCCGGTGATGGTGCGCCACGGGATCATCTCGTGGACGTTGGTGTAGCCGGCGTTGTAGCTCACGTGCTCGTCTTCCAGGCCCGACCAGGTGGGGCTGGAGATGATCTTGCGCGGCTGCGCCTGGATGTCGCGGAAGCGGATTTTCTCTTCTTCCTTGGGCAGCGCCAGGTGGGCGTGCTCACGGCCGGTGAAGACCGACAGCGCGTCCCAGGCCTTCACGGCGACCTGGCCATTGGTTTCCGGCGCCAGGGCGAGAATCACCTCGGCGGCGTCGATGGCGCTCTCGATGCGCGGGCGGCCTTCGCTGATGCCGGTCTCGGTGACCTTGTGGTTCAGCTCGCCAAGCAGCTTGATTTCCTTGTCGGTGTTCCAGCCGATGCCCTTGCCGCCATTGCCGAGCTTGTCGAGCAGCGGGCCGAGGGAGGTGAACTTCTTGTAGGTGTTGGGGTAGTCACGCTCGACCACGTGCAGGGTCGGCATGGTCTTGCCCGGCATGGGTTCGCACTCGCCCTTCTTCCAGTCGCTGCCGCCGAACGGCTGCGCGAGTTCGTTGGCGGTGTCGTGCAGCAGCGGCACGGTGACCAGGTCCTTCTCCACGCCCAGGTGGCCGACGGAGACTTCGGAGAACTTCTTGGCGATCGCCTTGTAGATCTCCCAGTCGCTCTTGGCTTCCCAGGCCGGGTCGGTGGCGGCCGACAGCGGGTGGATGAAGGGGTGCATGTCGGAGGTGTTGAGGTCGTCCTTCTCGTACCAGGTCGCGGTCGGCAGGACGATGTCCGAGTACATGCAGGTGGAGGACATGCGGAAGTCCAGGGTGGTGACCAGGTCCAGCTTGCCTTCGGCCCCCTGGTCGACCCAGTCGACTTCGCCCGGGCACGGGCCGCCGGCCTTGCCGAGGTCGTCGTTCATCACGCCGTTCTTCGTACCCAGCAGGTACTTGAGCATGTACTCGTGGCCCTTGCCCGAGGAGCCGAGCAGGTTGGAGCGCCAGATGAACATGTTGCGCGGGAAGTTCTGCGGATCGTCCGGCGCCTCGCTGGCCACGCGCAGGTTGCCAGCCTTGAGCTCGCGGACCACGTAGTCCTGCACCGGGATACCGGCACGCTCGGCGTCGGCGGCGATGTGCAGCGGGTTGCGGTTGAGCTGCGGGGCGGACGGCAGCCAGCCCATGCGTTCGGCGCGGATGTTGTAGTCCAGCGCGTGCTCGGGGAACTGCTTGGTGTCGGCCAGCGGCGAGAGGACTTCGTGCATCGAGATCTTCTCGTGGCGCCATTGCGAGCTGTGCAGGTAGAAGAAGCTGGTGCCGTTCATCTGCCGTGGCGGGCGGCTCCAGTCGGTGCCGAAGGCCAGCGGGACCCAGCCGGTCTGCGGACGGAGTTTTTCCTGGCCGACGTAGTGCGCCCAGCCGCCGCCGCTCTGGCCGATGCAACCGCACATCATCAGCATGTTGATGACCGCGCGGTAGTTCATGTCCATGTGGTACCAGTGGTTCATCGCCGCGCCGATGATCACCATCGCCTTGCCGCGGGTCTTGTCGGCACTGTCGGCGAACTCGCGGGCCACCTGGATCGCGCGGGCCGCCGGTACGCCGGTGATGCGGGCCTGCCAGGCCGGGGTGTAGGGCACGTCGGCGTCGGTGTAGGAAGCCGCCACGTTGGCGCCGCCCAGGCCACGGTCGACGCTGTAGTTGGCCATCTGCAGGTCATACACGGTGGCGACGCGCAGGGTCTTGCCGTCGGCGCCGGTCACTTCGCGGAACGGCACGCGGCGCACCAGCACCTCGTCGTTGTCCACGCCCTTGAAGTGCGGGTGCTCCTGCCCGGCGAAGTACGGGAAGGCCACGTCGCAGGCCTTTTCCGGGCCGTCGATCAGGGTCAGGGCCAGGCGGGTATCACGCTTCTCGCCGCCTTCCTTCTCCTCGATGTTCCACTTGCCCGACTCGCCCCAGCGGTAGCCGATGGTGCCGGTGGGCGAGACCAGTTCGCCGGAGATTTCGTCCAGGCCGATGGTCTTCCACTCGGGGTTGTTATCCTGGCCGAGGTTGTTCGCCAGGTCTGCCGCGCGCAGGTAGCGGGTCGGCTTGAGTACACCGTCGGTGTGCGGCTCCAGCAGCACCAGCATCGGCATGTCGGTGTACTGGCGGCAGTAATCGACGAAGTAGGCGCTGGGCTTCTCGAGGTGGAATTCCTTGAGGATGACGTGACCAAAAGCCATGCCCAGTGCGGCGTCGGTGCCCTGCTTGGGGTTGAGCCAGAGGTCGGTGAGCTTGGCCACCTCGGAGTAGTCCGGGGTGACGGACACGGTCTTGGTGCCCTTGTAGCGGACTTCGGTGAAGAAGTGTGCGTCGGGGGTACGGGTCTGCGGGACGTTGGAGCCCCAGGCGATGATGTAGCTGGAGTTGTACCAGTCGGCGGACTCCGGCACGTCGGTCTGCTCGCCCCAGATCTGCGGGCTGGCAGGCGGCAGGTCGCAATACCAGTCGTAGAAGGACAGGCACACGCCGCCGATCAGCGACAGGTAACGGGCGCCAGCGGCATAGCTGACCATCGACATGGCCGGGATCGGCGAGAAGCCGACGACGCGGTCCGGGCCGTAGACCTTGGCGGTGTAGACGTTGGCGGCGGCGATGATCTCGGTGACTTCGTTCCAGCTGGAGCGGACGAAACCACCCAGGCCGCGCTCGCTCTTGTAGCTCTTGGCCTTGGCCGAGTCCTCGACGATGCTGGCCCAGGCGTCCACCGGATCGTTGTGGGTGGTGCGTGCTTCACGCCAGAGCTTGAGCAGCGGCTTGCGCACCTTGGGGTACTTCAGGCGGTTGGCGCTGTAGATGTACCAGGAGTAGCTGGCGCCACGGGGGCAGCCGCGCGGCTCGTGGTTGGGCAGGTCCGGGCGGGTGCGCGGGTAGTCGGTCTGCTGGGTTTCCCAGGTGATCAGGCCGTTCTTCACGTAGATTTTCCAGGAGCACGATCCTGTGCAGTTCACCCCGTGGGTGGAGCGCACGATCTTGTCGTGCTGCCAGCGCTGCCGATAACTGTTTTCCCAGGCACGGCTCTCGTTGCTGACTTCGCCATGACCATCAGCGAATTCACCCTGCTTCTTCTTGAAGAATTGCAGGCGGTCGAGCAGGTAACTCATCTATATCTCCTCACCCGGTCTACGCCGGGCGTTCAAACGCTAATCAAGCTCGCGGAACGGTGGGATGGCGGACGCACGGCGCGCCCGCCACAGCAATCAGCAGGGGCTCTCGGCCCCTTTGCGGGCGTACCACCACCAGGTGGCGACGATGCAGCTCAGGTAGTACGCGACGAACACGTAGAGGGCACCCTCGGCGCTGCCGGTCATGTCCAGCGAAGTGCCGAAGGCCTTGGGAATGAAGAAGCCGCCGAAGGCGCCGATGGCGGCGGAGAAGCCGATCACCGCAGCCGACTCCATGCTGGCGTTCTTGGTTGCCTGGGCTTCGGTGAAGCCGCCCCGCTTCAGGCGTGCGGCCCACTCGTTGCGGAAGATCACCGGGATCATGCGGAAGGTGCTGCCGTTGCCGATGCCGGCGAAGAAGAACAGCCCGATGAAGGAGCCGAGGAAGCCGAAGAAGCTGCCGGCGTTGCCAGCGCTGGGCAGGAAGCTGATCACCGCGAACACCCCGGCGATCATCGCCGCGTAGTTCCACAGGGTGATGCGCGCGCCGCCGAACTTGTCCGCCAGCCAGCCACCCAGCGGCCGGCTCAGGGCGCCTACCAGCGGGCCGAGGAAGGCGTACTGCAGCGGGTTGATGTCCGGGAACTGGGTCTTGCTGAGCATGGCGAAGCCGGCGGAGAAGCCGATGAACGAGCCGAAGGTGGCCACGTACAGCCAGCACATCAGCCAGTTGTGCTTGCGCTTGAAGATCACCGACTGCTCGCGGAACGAAGCCTTCGCATCGGCGATGTCGTTCATGCCGAACCAGGCGGCGATGGAGACCACGGCGATGAAGGGCACCCAGATCCAGCCGGCGTTCTGCAGGAACAGGCGACCGCCATCACTCAGCTGCTGCGGCTCGCCGCCAAAGGCGCCGAACAGGCCACCGGCAACGGCCAGCGGGACGGCGAACTGCATCACCGAGACGCCCAGGTTGCCCAGGCCGGCGTTCAGGCCCAGGGCGGTGCCCTGCTGGTTCTTGGGGTAGAAGAAGCTGATGTTGGACATGCTGGAGGCGAAGTTGCCGCCGCCGAAGCCGCACAGCAGCGCGATGGTCGCGAACACCCAGTACGGGGTGGTCGGGTCCTGCACGGCGAAGCCCAGCCAGATGCAGGGGATCAACAGCGAGGCGGTGGACAGCGCGGTCCAGCGGCGGCCGCCGACCATCGGCACCATGAAGGAGTAGAACACCCGCAGGGTGGCGCCGGAGATCGACGGCAGCGCGGCGAGCAGGAACAGCTGGTCGTTGCTGAAGCTGAAACCGGCGGCGTTCAGGCGCACGGTGACGGTGCTCCAGATCATCCATACGGCGAAGGCCAGGAGCAGCGCGGGGATCGAGATCCACAGGTTGCGCGCGGCGATACGCTTGCCGCTGCGCGCCCAGAACTCGGAGTCCTCGGGGCGCCAGTCGATCAGCAGCGGACCGCTGGCGGCTTTGAGTTGGGTGTTCATCATGCCCATGACGGCACTACCTCAGGATTGACTGAAAGGAATGGGGGTAGCGTCGACGTCAGCCGCCTGGGCCTGACCGTCGAGACGTTGCTGCTGTTTGATCGCGTAGTGCATCCAGACCATGCAGATCACGGTCAGGCCGAACAGCAACATGAAGCAGGAGGAGCGCACGCCGATGTGGTCGGCGGCGTAGCCGAACAGGATGGGCAGGCAGAAGCCGCCGAGGCCGCCGATGACCCCGACCATGCCGCCGACGGTGCCCATGTTCTGCGGGTAGTAGTCGTGGATGATCCGGTACACGCTGGCCTTGCCGAAGCCCTGGGCGATGCCGACGACGAACACCAGGAAGGTGAACAGCCAGACGTTCAGGCCGATGCCGAGACTCACGTCACCCTTGATGCCGTGGATGGTCATGGTGGTCGGCGGATAGGACAGGAAGAACAGGCAGACCAGGCAGATCCAGAACACGCCCCAGTTCACCGCGCGAGCGCCATAGTGGTCGCTGAACCAGCCGCCCAGGGCGCGGATCAGGCCCGATGGCAGGGTGAACAGCATGGTGATGAAGGATGCGGTGCGCAGGTCCAGGCCGTACTCGGCGATGTAGTACTTGGGCAGCCACAGGGCCAGGGCGACGAAGCCGCCGAAGACGAAGAAGTAGTACAGGCCGAAGCGCCACACGCGCAGTTCGCCCAGCGGCGCCAGTTGCTTGGCCAGGGTCGGGCGCGGGCGGCCCGGGTCGGCGTCGCCGCCCTTGGTGTGGGCCGGGTCCGTCCAGGTGCAGAACCAGAACAGCAGCGCGGTCACCAGCATGGCCACCGAGTAGATCTGCGGCACCATGCGCCAGCCGAAGGCAACCACGATCATCGGCGCCACCAGGTTGGTGATCGCGGCGCCCGCGTTGCCAGCGCCGAAGATGCCCATCGCGGTGCCCTGGCGCTCCTTCTCGAACCACGAGGAGGTGTAGGCGATGCCCACGGCGAAGGAGCCGCCGGCCA
This Pseudomonas sp. ATCC 13867 DNA region includes the following protein-coding sequences:
- the narI gene encoding respiratory nitrate reductase subunit gamma — its product is MSLNLLVFGVYPYVALLICLVGSWARFDLSQYTWKAGSSQMLSKKGMRVYSNLFHVGVLFILAGHFVGLLTPHAVYEHLISTEQKQLLAMVSGGFFGVLCFIGLTGLILRRLTNDRVRATGNASDLMILLVLYVQLILGLSTIVASTHHLDGSVMVMLANWAQSIVTLQPMAAADAIAPVSLVYKLHVTLGLTLFVLFPFTRLVHIVSAPVWYFGRRYQVVRTKRRAV
- the narJ gene encoding nitrate reductase molybdenum cofactor assembly chaperone, with the protein product MDGHSQLLKLSALLLDYPCAELREESLALHSLIRTCDLPEAQRDGLATLLNELCRGDLLDVQARYDGLFERGRSVSLLLFEHVHGESRDRGQAMVDLMDRYTRAGLAIDVNELPDYLPLYLEFLALQDAESARVGLAEVAHILALLALRLDERDSPYAAVFHGLLELSGERPDLSALKRDRDQEVRDDSLEAIDKAWEETPVSFAEPAAGCPSSSARRISSAAEQPMQWVAQPVPQMQYRAAKVGA
- the narH gene encoding nitrate reductase subunit beta, translated to MKIRSQVGMVLNLDKCIGCHTCSITCKNVWTSREGVEYAWFNNVETKPGIGYPKEWENQEKWKGGWKRNADGSIAPRIGGKFRVLANIFANPDLPEIDDYYEPFDFDYQHLHTAPKAQHQPVARPRSLISGQRMQKIEWGPNWEEILGTEFAKRRKDKNFDKVQADIYGEYENTFMMYLPRLCEHCLNPACVASCPSGAIYKREEDGIVLIDQDKCRGWRMCISGCPYKKIYFNWKSGKSEKCIFCYPRIEAGQPTVCSETCVGRIRYLGVLLYDADRIHEVATCENERDLYQKQLEIFLDPFDPKVIEQARKDGVPDSVIESAQKSPVYKLAMDWKLALPLHPEYRTLPMVWYVPPLSPIQNAAAEGHIGSDGVIPDVESLRIPVQYLANLLTAGDTAPVLLALKRLLAMRAYKRAEHVEGKQDLEVLKKVGLSVNQVEEMYRYLAIANYEDRFVIPTAHREEALSDAFAERSGCGFSFGNGCSSNSGVNLFGGKAVDKRNVIQTVQIQE
- a CDS encoding nitrate reductase subunit alpha — translated: MSYLLDRLQFFKKKQGEFADGHGEVSNESRAWENSYRQRWQHDKIVRSTHGVNCTGSCSWKIYVKNGLITWETQQTDYPRTRPDLPNHEPRGCPRGASYSWYIYSANRLKYPKVRKPLLKLWREARTTHNDPVDAWASIVEDSAKAKSYKSERGLGGFVRSSWNEVTEIIAAANVYTAKVYGPDRVVGFSPIPAMSMVSYAAGARYLSLIGGVCLSFYDWYCDLPPASPQIWGEQTDVPESADWYNSSYIIAWGSNVPQTRTPDAHFFTEVRYKGTKTVSVTPDYSEVAKLTDLWLNPKQGTDAALGMAFGHVILKEFHLEKPSAYFVDYCRQYTDMPMLVLLEPHTDGVLKPTRYLRAADLANNLGQDNNPEWKTIGLDEISGELVSPTGTIGYRWGESGKWNIEEKEGGEKRDTRLALTLIDGPEKACDVAFPYFAGQEHPHFKGVDNDEVLVRRVPFREVTGADGKTLRVATVYDLQMANYSVDRGLGGANVAASYTDADVPYTPAWQARITGVPAARAIQVAREFADSADKTRGKAMVIIGAAMNHWYHMDMNYRAVINMLMMCGCIGQSGGGWAHYVGQEKLRPQTGWVPLAFGTDWSRPPRQMNGTSFFYLHSSQWRHEKISMHEVLSPLADTKQFPEHALDYNIRAERMGWLPSAPQLNRNPLHIAADAERAGIPVQDYVVRELKAGNLRVASEAPDDPQNFPRNMFIWRSNLLGSSGKGHEYMLKYLLGTKNGVMNDDLGKAGGPCPGEVDWVDQGAEGKLDLVTTLDFRMSSTCMYSDIVLPTATWYEKDDLNTSDMHPFIHPLSAATDPAWEAKSDWEIYKAIAKKFSEVSVGHLGVEKDLVTVPLLHDTANELAQPFGGSDWKKGECEPMPGKTMPTLHVVERDYPNTYKKFTSLGPLLDKLGNGGKGIGWNTDKEIKLLGELNHKVTETGISEGRPRIESAIDAAEVILALAPETNGQVAVKAWDALSVFTGREHAHLALPKEEEKIRFRDIQAQPRKIISSPTWSGLEDEHVSYNAGYTNVHEMIPWRTITGRQQFYQDHPWMQAFGEGFVSYRPPVNTRSTDKLFNKKPNGNTEITLNWITPHQKWGIHSTYTDNLLMLTLSRGGPIIWMSENDAKRAGIEDNDWVEVFNANGAATCRAVVSQRVKDGMVMMYHAQERIVNLPGSETTGTRGGHHNSVTRVVLKPTHMIGGYAQQAWGFNYYGTVGCNRDEFVVVRKMNKVDWLDEPEHGGLGGDALPQPLPQDI
- a CDS encoding NarK family nitrate/nitrite MFS transporter: MGMMNTQLKAASGPLLIDWRPEDSEFWARSGKRIAARNLWISIPALLLAFAVWMIWSTVTVRLNAAGFSFSNDQLFLLAALPSISGATLRVFYSFMVPMVGGRRWTALSTASLLIPCIWLGFAVQDPTTPYWVFATIALLCGFGGGNFASSMSNISFFYPKNQQGTALGLNAGLGNLGVSVMQFAVPLAVAGGLFGAFGGEPQQLSDGGRLFLQNAGWIWVPFIAVVSIAAWFGMNDIADAKASFREQSVIFKRKHNWLMCWLYVATFGSFIGFSAGFAMLSKTQFPDINPLQYAFLGPLVGALSRPLGGWLADKFGGARITLWNYAAMIAGVFAVISFLPSAGNAGSFFGFLGSFIGLFFFAGIGNGSTFRMIPVIFRNEWAARLKRGGFTEAQATKNASMESAAVIGFSAAIGAFGGFFIPKAFGTSLDMTGSAEGALYVFVAYYLSCIVATWWWYARKGAESPC
- a CDS encoding nitrate/nitrite transporter; the encoded protein is MLSHRQKQYSVLGMSTLAFAVNFAVWTMFSIIGIRIKEELGLSEAQFGLMVALPILTGSLVRLPLGLITDRFGGRIVFFIHMLLVAIPIYGLAFATLYWHYLVLGLFVGLAGGSFAVGIAYTSSWFEKERQGTAMGIFGAGNAGAAITNLVAPMIVVAFGWRMVPQIYSVAMLVTALLFWFCTWTDPAHTKGGDADPGRPRPTLAKQLAPLGELRVWRFGLYYFFVFGGFVALALWLPKYYIAEYGLDLRTASFITMLFTLPSGLIRALGGWFSDHYGARAVNWGVFWICLVCLFFLSYPPTTMTIHGIKGDVSLGIGLNVWLFTFLVFVVGIAQGFGKASVYRIIHDYYPQNMGTVGGMVGVIGGLGGFCLPILFGYAADHIGVRSSCFMLLFGLTVICMVWMHYAIKQQQRLDGQAQAADVDATPIPFSQS